From Butyricimonas paravirosa, one genomic window encodes:
- a CDS encoding RagB/SusD family nutrient uptake outer membrane protein, protein MKQYNSIITSLICMMLISACSGFLEEKSQDEVLVRTVQDYDELLLGYMHNSNGYLMLYALDDDIGINEAKLGTGTTENGVILDYSGCLTWQPNMWEQENKIDDGYQYTYDNIKGLNAVLDGIDEVHGSQQEKELIKAGALGMRGFCYYMLVNLFGEPYNYNKKALGVPLKLTAGLTENGIPRNTVEEVYTQILKDLNTSATLFEKYPKETANYKLNVTVVNILLSRVYLHMEQWEDVIRTANKAIETAKGLTDYTQISADAKYYLPSYDLSEVEWVYAKNAIVRPLGPSADLLSKYKEGDRRLDLWFSANRADVTKKIPETPTTDPTSTIRISEAYLNRAEAYAQSQGYAKEALADLNQLRRYRIVGYQDVTITDSKTLLEEIRLERRLELCYEGHRWFDLRRYGMPSISHDYKTRIVDPWITYTLQEKDPLYTLPIPEKMISNNTRLEQNASAYEPERTGVLKNQ, encoded by the coding sequence ATGAAACAATACAACTCAATCATAACAAGTTTGATATGCATGATGCTCATAAGCGCATGCTCTGGTTTTCTGGAAGAGAAATCTCAGGACGAGGTGCTCGTAAGAACTGTCCAAGACTACGATGAACTATTATTAGGATATATGCACAATTCCAACGGTTATCTCATGTTATACGCCTTAGACGATGATATTGGTATCAACGAGGCAAAATTAGGAACAGGAACTACTGAAAATGGCGTTATTTTGGATTATTCCGGATGTCTTACCTGGCAACCCAATATGTGGGAACAAGAAAATAAGATCGACGACGGCTACCAATACACGTATGACAATATCAAGGGACTAAATGCAGTTTTAGACGGGATTGACGAAGTCCACGGTTCTCAACAAGAAAAAGAACTTATAAAAGCGGGAGCTCTTGGAATGAGAGGATTCTGTTATTATATGCTCGTGAATTTGTTCGGGGAGCCCTACAATTATAATAAAAAAGCATTGGGAGTACCCTTAAAATTAACAGCGGGATTGACTGAAAACGGAATTCCCCGTAATACGGTTGAAGAAGTTTATACACAAATCCTAAAAGACTTGAACACATCAGCTACCTTATTCGAAAAATACCCGAAAGAAACGGCAAACTACAAACTCAACGTAACTGTTGTGAACATCTTGCTATCCCGGGTATATCTTCACATGGAACAATGGGAGGATGTCATCAGAACTGCCAACAAAGCTATTGAAACAGCAAAAGGCTTAACCGATTACACCCAAATATCCGCTGATGCGAAATATTATCTCCCTTCGTATGATCTTTCCGAAGTGGAATGGGTCTATGCAAAAAACGCAATAGTACGCCCACTAGGCCCATCCGCTGATTTACTGTCAAAATATAAAGAAGGTGACAGACGTCTGGATTTATGGTTTTCTGCTAATCGTGCCGATGTAACGAAAAAGATTCCAGAGACCCCAACGACCGATCCCACTTCTACCATTCGAATTTCAGAAGCCTACTTGAACCGGGCTGAAGCGTACGCACAAAGCCAAGGATACGCAAAAGAGGCCTTGGCAGACTTAAATCAATTGCGTCGCTACCGTATCGTAGGCTATCAAGACGTTACGATCACGGATTCCAAAACTTTATTGGAAGAAATCCGTTTGGAACGTCGTCTGGAACTATGTTACGAGGGACATCGCTGGTTTGACCTACGTCGTTACGGCATGCCATCCATCTCCCACGATTACAAAACTAGAATTGTAGACCCGTGGATAACTTACACGTTACAGGAAAAGGACCCGCTTTACACGCTACCAATCCCGGAAAAGATGATAAGCAATAATACCAGACTGGAACAAAATGCCTCTGCATACGAACCGGAAAGAACAGGAGTCCTAAAAAACCAATAA
- a CDS encoding SusC/RagA family TonB-linked outer membrane protein codes for MNKNSHHKGSLLKKGISFLLLLIMTVPVLAVNNATLFQQVKQKKVTINKTDAPVKEILEEIKRQTNFDFVINAKFITDLGKRTLKVNDVTVDEALLSLLQGTKYKYQIVNNHITFVLENSPQKNTGKEIITIKGTVTDANQNTLPGVTILLEGTTIGISTNLEGSYVLEIPQQEKIVLVYSFMGMKTKRVEYKGQNTINVTLEEDVVTFDEVVVTGYGNVDKGNYTGAATNVDMNNVVMPGVPSIDQMLQGVVPGMLVTNTSGLVGASPKIRVRGTATLLGTQEPVWVVDGVIQRDPQPFNSSDNTNFSADIDDIKQLAGNAISWLNPNDIESITVLKDASATAIYGSKAANGVIVVTTKKAKIGKISVNYSGDFSIGQRPRYGLYDLMNSQEFMQFSKEIYEERRQYPSGSSILPIGFQGLLEKYLSKEITLDEMNQQYQYLASQNTDWFKILFRNSFNHSHSVGISGGSDKIQNRTSISFTQQKGEAKGNDMTSFQANSNTTINWGEKLIVNLLLKGSMREVDGFAYGVDPFKYAYNTSRAIPAYNEDGSLYYHEKSGQNSKAIFNKYIYNYNILNELDHTGSNSNSRIWGATIDLKFRIFYGLEYQGLVSYNSSSVDTKQYASERSFYITQYRGYEYGSVQPNGIETKSSPLPMGGILATSLTNTSTITVRNSLVFDRLFKDKHRVTLQLGIETNSVKTKGHSSSRNGYMPDRGESFATPPSSYLDHGDPDYEIDNNNYVRGSFSVVNRVENELSEYASAIYTYDGRYVFNFSGRVDASNRFGQDKNKRFEPTWSAGLKWRVARERIFEGSWWLNNLDIYSSYGYQGNAVSSVSPELIATNSYSTLIRAYVLKIKTLPYPDLGWEKTKTFNLGVDASFLKDRINFTFNYFKKISKVLSSKSVPYENGVKNGIVTGSTLENFGYDFVINVVPIRMKDFSWQLSLNTAVTRNKIKKNERVNTLSDYTSGSCIVPGEPYSTFYSYEFDQLNPANGQPMFKNMDIEYGKTPADYLVKSGKYIPDFSGGLNMQFKYKRLALYALFAIQWGGNRRLPKLYPNATSSDPGLPRPEQNVSRKLGKRWKKQGDEAYTNIPSLPGIGGESQKLPATETATSTITTTYSMYNYSNIRIANTDFVRCRSLSLSYEFNEKWLKQIHVNRLLLKASMTNPFMWVRDKKWDGLDPETGDWPTRRTTSLSLQVMF; via the coding sequence ATGAATAAAAATTCACATCACAAAGGAAGTCTATTAAAAAAAGGAATCAGTTTCCTCTTATTACTGATTATGACTGTTCCCGTGTTGGCTGTTAACAATGCTACATTGTTTCAACAAGTCAAACAAAAAAAAGTTACGATCAACAAGACAGATGCCCCTGTCAAAGAAATCCTGGAAGAGATCAAGCGCCAGACAAACTTTGACTTCGTGATCAACGCAAAATTTATTACAGACTTGGGTAAAAGAACTCTAAAAGTAAATGATGTTACGGTTGACGAGGCGCTTCTTTCACTACTCCAAGGAACAAAATATAAATACCAGATCGTAAATAATCATATCACGTTCGTTCTGGAAAATTCCCCCCAAAAAAATACTGGGAAAGAAATCATTACTATAAAAGGAACGGTAACAGATGCCAACCAAAACACGCTACCCGGAGTAACCATTCTGTTGGAAGGCACCACGATAGGAATTTCAACAAACTTGGAAGGAAGTTACGTGTTAGAAATTCCCCAACAGGAGAAAATAGTCCTTGTATACTCTTTTATGGGAATGAAAACAAAGCGGGTAGAATACAAAGGACAAAATACGATCAACGTGACATTGGAGGAAGATGTTGTAACTTTTGATGAGGTTGTCGTAACTGGTTATGGTAACGTGGACAAAGGAAATTACACTGGAGCAGCAACAAATGTAGACATGAATAATGTCGTGATGCCCGGTGTCCCTTCCATTGATCAAATGTTACAAGGAGTTGTTCCGGGGATGCTCGTAACGAATACGTCCGGGTTGGTAGGAGCTTCTCCTAAAATAAGAGTTCGAGGAACAGCAACATTGTTAGGAACACAAGAACCGGTTTGGGTGGTCGATGGCGTGATTCAACGTGATCCACAACCTTTTAACTCTAGTGATAACACGAATTTCTCTGCCGACATTGATGACATCAAACAACTAGCAGGAAATGCTATTTCTTGGCTGAATCCCAATGATATAGAATCCATCACGGTCTTAAAAGACGCCTCTGCCACAGCCATCTACGGTTCGAAAGCTGCTAATGGAGTGATAGTGGTCACCACCAAAAAAGCCAAAATCGGGAAAATATCGGTAAACTATTCTGGAGACTTTTCCATCGGTCAACGCCCTCGCTATGGCTTGTATGACTTGATGAATTCACAAGAATTCATGCAATTTTCGAAAGAAATATATGAAGAAAGACGCCAATATCCTTCCGGCTCTTCCATACTTCCCATCGGTTTCCAAGGATTATTGGAAAAATATCTATCCAAAGAGATTACATTGGACGAGATGAACCAACAGTACCAATATTTAGCCAGTCAAAATACGGATTGGTTTAAAATACTGTTCCGCAATTCATTCAACCATTCTCACTCCGTTGGAATCAGCGGTGGTTCCGATAAAATACAAAACCGGACCTCGATAAGTTTCACCCAACAAAAAGGAGAGGCAAAAGGAAATGACATGACCTCTTTCCAAGCAAATTCAAATACGACCATCAATTGGGGAGAAAAATTAATTGTCAACCTATTATTAAAAGGAAGCATGCGAGAGGTGGATGGCTTTGCCTATGGAGTTGATCCTTTCAAATATGCTTACAACACATCTCGGGCAATCCCAGCCTATAACGAGGACGGTTCTCTATACTATCACGAGAAATCAGGTCAAAATAGTAAAGCTATATTCAATAAATACATCTACAATTACAATATTTTAAATGAACTGGATCACACCGGGAGTAATAGTAACAGCCGAATTTGGGGCGCCACCATTGACTTGAAATTCAGAATTTTCTATGGATTAGAATATCAAGGGCTTGTCTCATATAATTCTTCATCAGTAGATACAAAACAATATGCTTCGGAACGTTCCTTCTACATTACCCAATACCGGGGATACGAATATGGGAGCGTTCAACCCAATGGAATAGAAACAAAATCTTCTCCTTTACCTATGGGAGGCATCTTGGCAACAAGTCTAACGAACACATCAACAATCACAGTAAGAAATAGTCTGGTATTCGACCGTTTATTCAAAGATAAACATCGGGTAACCTTACAGTTGGGAATTGAAACCAATTCCGTAAAAACCAAAGGACACTCAAGTTCTCGCAATGGATATATGCCAGACCGGGGAGAATCATTTGCAACCCCACCCAGTTCATATCTGGATCATGGTGATCCAGACTACGAAATAGATAACAATAATTACGTACGGGGAAGTTTCAGCGTGGTCAACCGAGTCGAAAATGAACTCAGTGAATACGCCTCTGCCATATATACTTATGATGGCCGCTATGTCTTCAATTTTAGCGGACGTGTAGATGCTTCCAACCGTTTCGGACAGGACAAAAATAAACGTTTCGAACCAACATGGTCTGCCGGATTAAAATGGAGAGTTGCCAGAGAACGTATTTTCGAGGGTTCATGGTGGCTAAACAACCTGGACATCTACAGCTCTTATGGCTATCAAGGGAATGCTGTCAGTTCCGTATCTCCCGAATTAATTGCCACCAATTCATACTCCACGTTAATTCGAGCTTATGTACTAAAAATTAAAACCCTTCCTTACCCGGATTTAGGTTGGGAAAAAACGAAAACATTTAACCTAGGAGTAGATGCCTCTTTCTTGAAAGATCGTATCAATTTCACGTTCAACTATTTCAAAAAAATCAGTAAAGTACTTTCTTCCAAGAGTGTACCATACGAAAATGGCGTAAAAAATGGAATCGTTACCGGATCTACTTTAGAAAACTTCGGTTATGATTTTGTTATCAATGTAGTACCTATTCGCATGAAAGATTTCTCTTGGCAACTTTCTTTAAATACAGCCGTCACCCGTAACAAAATCAAAAAGAACGAACGGGTAAATACATTAAGTGACTACACCAGCGGTTCTTGTATCGTACCCGGTGAACCCTATTCCACGTTCTATTCGTACGAATTTGATCAGTTAAATCCAGCAAACGGACAACCCATGTTTAAAAATATGGACATCGAATATGGCAAGACTCCGGCAGATTATTTAGTGAAAAGCGGTAAATATATTCCGGATTTTTCTGGGGGATTAAATATGCAATTCAAATATAAACGCCTTGCCTTGTATGCCCTATTTGCCATACAATGGGGTGGCAACCGCCGTTTACCCAAATTATACCCGAATGCGACAAGTTCAGATCCTGGTCTTCCCAGACCTGAACAAAATGTCTCAAGAAAACTAGGTAAACGATGGAAAAAACAAGGAGACGAGGCATACACGAACATACCTTCTCTTCCGGGAATTGGAGGTGAATCACAAAAATTACCGGCAACAGAAACCGCAACGTCAACGATCACCACGACTTATTCAATGTATAACTACTCTAATATACGAATTGCTAATACTGATTTCGTACGTTGTCGCTCCTTGTCGTTATCTTACGAATTCAACGAAAAATGGCTAAAACAAATACACGTAAACCGACTATTATTAAAAGCCAGCATGACAAACCCGTTCATGTGGGTACGAGACAAGAAATGGGACGGTCTAGACCCGGAAACCGGAGATTGGCCAACCCGTCGAACAACGTCATTATCATTACAAGTCATGTTTTAA
- a CDS encoding FecR family protein — MKEFNKIRYNAIHEIVEEILQAIKTKKDVNSCKKLLDLLQDESPDHEFLQRISSEKIFIQYYNERQKRDKQKDIEHLVNDLNNQKKRKRVHRLYAGLTSIAAAAILLFGIFIWQFTGNKPDELAHIRQFKQDIQCKRPILVLDNGSKLELQKLDTLLNDNQNGITTITREQIAYNTQKSDVIKYNTLIIPAGYSYRVKLADGSEVMLNAGSRLKYPVSGMTEYREVELDGEAFFKVTKSNHPFIVKTGKSFVKVYGTEFNVNNDPAGDVEVVLVNGSVGFNTDNGQELMLCPNQKCEYNSTDNNVTIKDVDVHSYIAWLNNEFNYDQVPLDYFLKKVATWYGVEFKYDKPRLESIEFYISTSRNTSLSDLLLLIEKSTDLKFTQESDKVFIIK, encoded by the coding sequence ATGAAAGAATTTAATAAAATCAGATATAATGCCATACACGAGATCGTTGAAGAGATTCTACAAGCGATCAAGACGAAAAAAGATGTAAACTCATGTAAGAAATTACTTGATCTCTTGCAAGATGAGAGTCCCGACCACGAATTTCTGCAAAGAATAAGTTCAGAAAAGATATTCATACAATATTACAATGAACGACAGAAAAGAGACAAACAAAAAGATATAGAACACCTTGTGAATGATTTGAATAATCAGAAAAAGAGGAAACGGGTACACAGGCTTTACGCAGGCCTCACATCTATCGCAGCTGCAGCCATCCTTTTATTCGGAATTTTCATTTGGCAATTTACAGGAAACAAACCTGACGAACTAGCCCATATTCGTCAATTCAAACAAGATATTCAATGTAAACGACCAATCCTGGTTCTGGACAACGGTTCAAAATTAGAACTTCAGAAACTGGACACGCTATTAAATGATAACCAGAACGGTATAACGACAATCACCCGGGAACAAATAGCATACAATACGCAAAAAAGCGACGTTATCAAATACAATACATTAATTATTCCTGCCGGCTATTCTTATCGTGTAAAACTGGCTGACGGATCGGAAGTCATGCTAAATGCGGGAAGTCGCTTAAAATATCCCGTCAGTGGTATGACAGAATACCGGGAAGTAGAACTGGATGGAGAGGCCTTTTTCAAAGTAACGAAATCCAACCATCCTTTTATCGTGAAAACGGGAAAGTCATTTGTAAAAGTATATGGAACCGAGTTTAACGTTAATAATGATCCGGCAGGCGATGTCGAGGTCGTACTTGTTAACGGCAGTGTTGGATTCAACACGGATAACGGTCAAGAATTAATGCTTTGCCCTAACCAAAAATGCGAATATAATTCGACCGACAATAATGTCACGATAAAAGACGTGGATGTTCATTCTTACATCGCCTGGTTAAATAACGAATTCAATTATGACCAAGTCCCGCTGGATTACTTTCTCAAGAAAGTGGCCACGTGGTATGGCGTAGAATTCAAATATGATAAACCCCGGCTTGAATCCATAGAATTTTATATCTCGACCAGTAGAAACACCAGTTTGTCCGACCTACTCCTGTTGATCGAAAAGAGTACTGATTTAAAATTCACACAAGAATCCGATAAAGTATTTATAATTAAATAA
- a CDS encoding RNA polymerase sigma factor has protein sequence MSNKQKLSETDNLLERFNKRDIPAFGEVYSLYYDDLFYYALKLYENTNIEPQDAVHDTFLKLWQQSETKFKSQGDLKAYLFVVIRNDFNQFIRHNHYVEEYKKYEIQNTRTIEFDILESELRGNCKYILGLLPEECAEVLRLFFEGLNTEEIALKLGKTKQTIYNKKHEAISILKKKISKEDIFLITLFLSQL, from the coding sequence GTGTCAAATAAACAAAAATTATCAGAAACAGATAACCTGTTGGAAAGATTCAATAAACGGGACATCCCTGCTTTCGGAGAAGTCTACTCATTGTACTATGATGATTTGTTCTACTATGCCTTAAAACTATATGAAAACACGAATATCGAACCACAGGATGCTGTACATGACACGTTTCTAAAATTATGGCAGCAATCCGAAACCAAATTTAAAAGTCAGGGTGATTTAAAAGCTTATCTTTTTGTCGTTATCCGTAATGATTTTAACCAGTTCATCCGCCATAATCATTACGTGGAAGAATACAAAAAGTATGAAATACAAAACACGAGAACCATTGAATTTGATATACTGGAAAGTGAATTAAGAGGGAATTGTAAATACATTTTAGGCCTACTACCGGAAGAATGTGCGGAGGTTCTTCGTCTTTTCTTTGAAGGACTGAACACGGAAGAGATTGCATTAAAATTAGGAAAGACAAAACAAACCATCTACAACAAAAAACACGAAGCCATCTCCATTCTTAAAAAGAAAATATCTAAAGAAGACATTTTTCTTATCACGTTGTTTTTAAGCCAATTATAA
- a CDS encoding FecR family protein: MKEAFEIARIIQKSLKGQLSESEERQLSDWRKASGENERAFQRMISEDFYTVEMEKVETYDYRVAYGRFLQRKYQQRRKRRFLINVARVAAVALPFIIALVLYVGLNRDEEQTLRPSLATNILPGTSKAVLTLANGQMIPLGKEAADSTIITDGAQINASGSGVTYASGGESESIVYNKLEIPRGGEFCLTLSDGTRVWLNSETSIQYPVAFGAKERRVFVQGEAYFEVAKDANKPFTVQFMSSSVTVLGTSFNIRAYPEEKQSQTTLAEGSVRIYSPGSSMLLKPGEQVEVNALSGEMVKREVEVKSFTSWKDGRFVFEQQPLEDIMRTLERWYDIRVIFKDEGAKRISLSGNLKRYGDFSQVMKMLQMTGDVRFELHGNDVYITTE, translated from the coding sequence ATGAAAGAAGCATTTGAAATAGCACGAATTATTCAGAAGAGTTTGAAAGGACAACTTTCAGAATCAGAGGAAAGACAATTATCCGATTGGCGAAAGGCTTCCGGAGAGAATGAACGTGCTTTTCAACGAATGATTTCAGAAGATTTTTACACGGTTGAGATGGAGAAGGTGGAAACGTATGATTACCGGGTGGCCTACGGGCGTTTCTTGCAAAGGAAATACCAACAGCGTCGTAAAAGGAGATTTCTGATAAACGTGGCTCGGGTAGCTGCTGTTGCGTTACCGTTTATAATTGCACTCGTTCTTTATGTCGGGTTGAATCGAGATGAAGAACAAACGTTACGTCCTTCTTTGGCAACAAATATCCTTCCGGGGACGAGTAAAGCCGTGTTAACACTGGCGAACGGACAAATGATTCCTTTAGGCAAGGAGGCTGCGGATAGTACGATTATAACGGATGGGGCACAAATTAATGCTTCGGGTTCTGGGGTAACATATGCTAGTGGTGGAGAAAGTGAATCGATCGTTTATAATAAATTGGAAATACCTCGCGGGGGAGAGTTTTGTCTGACGCTTTCAGATGGAACAAGGGTGTGGTTGAACTCGGAAACTTCTATCCAGTATCCGGTGGCTTTCGGAGCAAAGGAACGGCGGGTTTTCGTGCAGGGAGAGGCTTATTTTGAAGTTGCGAAGGATGCGAATAAACCTTTTACCGTACAGTTTATGAGTTCGTCGGTAACGGTGTTGGGAACTTCCTTTAATATCCGTGCTTATCCGGAAGAGAAACAGTCGCAAACGACTCTTGCGGAAGGTTCCGTGAGAATATACAGCCCCGGTAGTTCAATGCTGTTGAAACCGGGAGAACAGGTGGAAGTGAACGCTTTGTCGGGAGAGATGGTAAAGAGGGAGGTTGAAGTAAAGAGCTTTACGAGTTGGAAAGACGGGCGTTTCGTGTTTGAACAACAACCGTTGGAGGATATAATGAGAACATTGGAACGATGGTACGATATTCGTGTGATATTCAAGGATGAGGGGGCGAAACGAATTTCTCTGTCGGGAAATTTGAAACGATACGGTGATTTCTCTCAGGTGATGAAAATGTTGCAGATGACGGGAGATGTGCGATTTGAATTACATGGAAATGATGTATATATAACTACAGAGTGA